Genomic DNA from Acanthopagrus latus isolate v.2019 chromosome 2, fAcaLat1.1, whole genome shotgun sequence:
ttaacaAGGGAGTCATTACAGCGTAATCTTCACTGcaccaaaatcaaaatcaatctGAGAAATTGATCTAATGAAAGCTGTTCTAGTGCAAATAgtacctttgttttttttatttgttggaCAGTTCTGTTGAATTCATACGCAGACCAGAGTCCCCAGTGAACCTAACAGACATACTGTAAAATCAGTGATCGCTGTAATGAGAACAGCTGCTCTTGTTTCTGTCAGGCAGACCCCGGGGAGACTCAGGGCCCCAGGTGGGACTTTGCCAGAAAGCCGGGATGAGTGAGTCGATATCCGCAGTGTTGGAGTTGAGAGTTCTCCGGGCGTGAGTGTAGAGACTCCCTCCCTCTGAGGTAAAGTGTCTCCTGCTGCCTCAAAGAAAGCGGCAGGTAAAGAGGTGGTGTACAGAATCCATGAGGGGTCTCTCTTTGCCCCTGTGCTACAAGAGGAATCCTGATTGATTTGCAGGTATTCGCTGAGCAGTCTCTCAGGACGTTTTGTCTGGAGTGGAGATTCCACACTGGCTCCCATGAAGCAGTGTGGTAAGGATGCATTTCAGCACTTGGATAAGGAGTTCTGGTGACACTGGACACAGGATACAGCACAGACAAATCACTTCTGTGTTGCACTGGCAAGGGCTGTGAGGGTGGATGTGAAGAATTGAACTGGTCATTTATATATTCCTGCTTCGCCCTCTTTACTTTAACAAAGCTGTCCCCCTCAAGTGACCTCTTCCTGGCAAGCGAGTCGCTGTGTCTGCCGTCAAGTTCAGGAGTCACCGCCTGATCCCAGGATTTGTCTCTGAGAAGTAAATCCTTTGCCGTGGTCGTTAGTTGCCTCCCATGTTGTTTCTCCTTCTCAGCGAGTTTCTCTCTCCAGTGCAGGTTCGGGGGCTGCTCTGATTTCTCCCTCTGGGTCGGACAGCTGCAGCAAGGTGAAGATGCGTAAAGATCAGAGGGGTAAGTTCTGTTGAAGTGGCTGAAGGTCTCAGatggttttcttgagtgtccACAtgacaaatctaaaaaaaaaaaagaaaaaagaaaatgagttttaGTAATATAACACATATCCTACTGTtgctaaatgtatttttctaacTCTTCCGGCCTGAAACTCACCCAGATCTGGGTCTCTGCAGCAGCGCTGGTCTGACTCCTTTTGTTGGACTGAGTCAGGTGGACCGTTGACAGGCCTCTCAGGTGTTGCTTGTTGGTGGAGACTCCGAGGTTTCTGCTGTATTCTCTGTTAAAATATGGATCAAATTCAGTCCACAAGCCACAAAATACTTTAGAAATCAGACAGAATTGTGCAACGCAGAAGGACAAAATGTCCTAAAGGGTAATTCCTccaattttaaacattaaagtgtgttgttttgggggAGTACTACTGcgtatgtggaaaaaaaaagtactatGGAGTcttttgtgactccagaggaagctatgtaatctgataaactctctccagtgatgtcactcagtggctgagttgcattgtgggtagtgaagtcaccatgttttgaaaaagcAGTCAGTtccagagatatcaccttttttgttcctcttcagatctggtgcctacattacccacaacgccactgagtgacatcactggaggcattttTTTGAACTTTATTcagctttattgatagtacaagctcaagatatgacaggaaacggagtgagagagaggaggattgacatgcagcaaaggaccCTGGGCTGGGACTAGAACTCGGGGTCACTGtagtgaggacaaagcctctttATATGGaacgcctgctctaccaactgagctaaatgaCACCCAATgggaggcaatttatcagatttcatgcagcttcctctggagccacaaaagactctatactccttttttccccccaaatgcAGTCGTACTCTCGaagaactgtaaacacacttttacatATTaagttggtggagttacccttta
This window encodes:
- the LOC119007276 gene encoding uncharacterized protein LOC119007276, which produces MHQHAHQHAFTPYLHQSLTVRPAPAGTQDSEFNMHLVRGSDKSSFAPVTAFHRTQKSVRPTKRGRWGSLHVFIAWRIHYDKQLKRIQQKPRSLHQQATPERPVNGPPDSVQQKESDQRCCRDPDLDLSCGHSRKPSETFSHFNRTYPSDLYASSPCCSCPTQREKSEQPPNLHWREKLAEKEKQHGRQLTTTAKDLLLRDKSWDQAVTPELDGRHSDSLARKRSLEGDSFVKVKRAKQEYINDQFNSSHPPSQPLPVQHRSDLSVLYPVSSVTRTPYPSAEMHPYHTASWEPVWNLHSRQNVLRDCSANTCKSIRIPLVAQGQRETPHGFCTPPLYLPLSLRQQETLYLRGRESLHSRPENSQLQHCGYRLTHPGFLAKSHLGP